One stretch of Glandiceps talaboti chromosome 7, keGlaTala1.1, whole genome shotgun sequence DNA includes these proteins:
- the LOC144437578 gene encoding uncharacterized protein LOC144437578, producing MMDYCHDNETCDESRNVMIDYWKVHSKDATLEEMMLDSKAQTLNQMEKPEILSLLPAFEGKRVLELGAGIGRFTGSIAAAASHVTAVDFMESFIQKNQQINGHHKNAEFVQADVTEMELLENSFDVVFSNWLMMYLTDDEVLQLAKNALSWLKEDGFMFFRESCFHQSGDRKRNVNPSVYRSPSLYNALFQSVSQAIDGDKDMVMGFDVVYTKSVQTYIKLKKNQNQLCWLVQKKRMAKASYHGYNTFQSFLDNQQYSKQGILRYEKIFGDGYVSTGGPETTKEFVAMLNLQPGQKVMDVGCGIGGGDFYMAKTYGASVLGVDLSCNMIEVAMERSSEQKGNPKVQFEVSDITKRDFPEGSFDVVYSRDTILHIPDKPALFSTFLKWTKPGGKLLISDYCCGPEENHSIDFKKYVAQRGYILYTPQDYGKLIESAGFITVKAEDRTKQFVDVLEREKKRLMENKDEFLKEFSEEDYQYLMDGWNSKLKRCAAGDQRWGLFYAEKAQ from the exons ATGATGGACTATTGTCACGATAACG AAACATGTGATGAATCTCGCAATGTCATGATTGACTACTGGAAGGTTCATTCCAAAGATGCAACTCTGGAAGAGATGATGCTGGATTCAAAAGCACAAACTTTGAATCAGATGGAGAAGCCTGAGATACTCTCTCTACTTCCTGCATTTGAAGGGAAGAGAGTTTTGGAATTAGGAGCTGGAATAGG ACGTTTTACTGGAAGCATAGCAGCGGCAGCTTCACATGTGACAGCCGTGGATTTTATGGAATCGTTCATTCAAAAGAACCAGCAAATCAATGGACATCACAAAAATGCAGAGTTTGTTCAGGCAGATGTCACTGAAATGGAACTCCTAGAAAACAG CTTTGATGTGGTGTTCTCTAATTGGCTGATGATGTACTTGACTGATGACGAAGTGTTACAGTTGGCAAAAAATGCATTATCTTGGCTGAAAGAGGATGGTTTTATGTTTTTTAGGGAATCTTGTTTCCACCAATCAG GTGACAGAAAACGTAATGTGAATCCATCAGTTTACCGTTCACCAAGTCTATACAATGCATTGTTCCAGAGTGTGTCTCAAGCCATTGATGGAGACAAAGACATGGTGATGGGATTTGATGTGGTTTACACCAaatcagtacaaacctacatCAAA CTaaagaaaaatcaaaatcaGCTGTGTTGGTTGGTTCAAAAGAAGAGGATGGCAAAAGccagttaccatggttacaacacATTCCAGTCTTTCCTTGACAACCAACAGTATTCCAAACAAGGAATTCTACGCTATGAGAAAATATTTGGCGATGGTTATGTCAGCACGGGTGGCCCAGAAACAACCAAA GAGTTTGTAGCCATGTTGAATCTACAGCCTGGACAGAAAGTAATGGATGTTGGATGTGGTATTGGAGGTGGTGACTTCTATATGGCAAAG ACGTATGGTGCCAGTGTTTTAGGAGTGGACTTGTCATGTAATATGATTGAGGTTGCAATGGAAAGGTCTTCAGAGCAGAAGGGAAATCCAAAG GTACAATTTGAGGTGTCAGACATCACCAAAAGAGATTTCCCAGAAGGCTCATTTGATGTGGTGTATAGTAGAGATACAATTCTTCACATTCCAGATAAACCAGCcttgttttcaacttttttg AAATGGACCAAACCTGGTGGCAAACTACTGATAAGTGATTATTGTTGTGGACCAGAGGAGAATCATTCTATAGATTTCAAGAAATATGTAGCACAGAGAGGGTATATACTGTACACACCACAGGACTATGGCAAG TTAATTGAATCAGCTGGGTTTATCACTGTCAAGGCTGAAGACAGGACTAAACAATTTGTAGATGTACTTGAGAGAGAGAAGAAAAGATTGATGGAGAATAAAGATGAATTTTTGAag GAGTTTTCTGAGGAAGACTATCAGTatttgatggatggatggaacaGTAAACTGAAACGCTGTGCTGCAGGTGATCAGAGATGGGGATTATTTTATGCAGAGAAGGCACAGTAG
- the LOC144437189 gene encoding homocysteine-responsive endoplasmic reticulum-resident ubiquitin-like domain member 2 protein encodes MDPFQTITLVVKAPNQKIDDQTVECAAGWTVRKLKNHLAEVYPSKPHEKDQKLIYSGQLLSDHLTLKDILRQYEGSSAHTVHLVCASNMNNHGTSPRSSNNGNTNGNIRHNNSVNQPTNGSDSTLRQRNTANAQSNVSYQQQQQQQMPPQAFNPYGNYNYMMQFQQQQQQQQQPANMPNYMTPYQQQQAMWMQQMYMQQMAQYMQYMSQSGMPPMPENPIEETETNQNVVPPQVANENRVNNQPANQNVRMNAGVGGPPMDDDEDDINRDWLDWVYVLCRFSLLLSIVYFYSSIDRFLLVMGFVAIMYLYQGGWFRVRRRQVRRVNRVEPQQPVNQPEQPAAVPQPPPQEVPEQPVQEPPQEQNENINNEESTNTDQTTDSENTGSDIVEEEVQPGAMETAWNFVSSFFTSLIPQGPEFPN; translated from the exons ATGGACCCTTTTCAAACCATTACTCTGGTTGTGAAGGCACCTAATCAGAAAATTGACGACCAAACAGTGGAATGTGCAGCAGGCTGGACAGTTAGAAAACTGAAAAATCATTTGGCTGAGGTTTATCCAAGCAAACCA caTGAAAAGGATCAGAAACTCATATACTCGGGACAGCTCCTATCAGATCATTTAACTTTAAAAGACATTTTGAGACAG TATGAAGGAAGTTCTGCACACACAGTTCATCTTGTATGCGCATCCAATATGAATAACCATGGTACAAGTCCTAGAAGTAGCAATAATGGTAATACCAATGGTAACATCAGACACAATAATTCTgtaaaccaaccaaccaatggCAGTGACTCCACCCTTCGTCAACGTAATACAGCAAATGCACAAAGCAATGTCAgctatcaacaacaacaacagcagcaaatGCCACCACAGGCTTTCAACCCATATGG TAACTACAACTACATGATGCAgttccaacaacaacaacagcagcagcagcaacctGCAAATATGCCCAACTATATGACACCATATCAACAGCAGCAAGCTATGTGGATGCAGCAAATGTACATGCAGCAGATGGCACAGTACATGCAATA CATGTCTCAGAGTGGAATGCCACCAATGCCAGAAAACCCAATTGAAGAAACcgaaacaaatcaaaatgtagTTCCACCACAAGTGGCCAATGAAAATCGAGTTAACAACCAACCAGCAAATCAAAATGTTCGCATGAATGCAGGTGTTGGTGGTCCACCAatggatgatgatgaggatgatatCAACCGTGATTGGCTGGACTGGGTTTATGTTTTATGTAGATTTTCACTTCTTCTCagcattgtatatttttattcatcAATTGACCGCTTTTTACTGGTTATGGGATTTGTTGCAATAATGTATCT TTATCAAGGTGGATGGTTTAGAGTACGTCGTAGACAGGTTCGCCGTGTTAATCGAGTTGAACCACAGCAGCCTGTCAATCAGCCAGAACAACCAGCAGCAGTGCCACAACCACCTCCACAGGAAGTACCAGAACAACCTGTACAGGAACCACCACAGGAACAGAATGAGAACATTAATAATGAGGAAAGTACTAATACAGATCAAACTACAGATAGTGAAAATACAGGTTCTGATATTGTGGAAGAGGAAGTTCAACCTGGTGCTATGGAAACAGCATGGAACTTTGTTTCATCATTTTTCACCTCCCTCATACCACAGGGACCAGAGTTTCCAAACTGA
- the LOC144437314 gene encoding deoxyribodipyrimidine photo-lyase-like: MNGSEERALRRELLHGKLSIDEYFCYILSIFGDAVVQRDFPAVLADLGCSNETLGNELCSAYTQYFQSHSGNSTSSLHRSDDTLGSDCDLELVKALSLGEVSWHESNGETRATQLEAMSYADKLRPAATKSQHEHVIYPSQENSLMASSNDYVLLQDMVNHVNHECTERDGMQRPVEKAKLENDSKRPNRRKRTRRNGKNLTVERPLLSKPVIVLFRRDLRTYDNPALKFAIEKDAPIIPVFIWSKTEEATNFAVGGATSYWLHQTLLTLDLNLQLKYSSRIIFRKATSTLQEIRRLAKETGARTVCMNAVYEPWLAKRDIEIEKCLKHNGIDIIIFHSYLLHEPNSITVESTGLRGIGSVSHFMKCSKRSSVEPLGDLIDAPGVIPLPGSWPTSMALEELELAKMPRRRDGTVIDWAANIRSTWTFGEDGGYKALQEFLRNGVYKYEKESGRADQPNTSRISPYLHWGEISPRTILAESFKTKSPKFRRKLAWRDMAYWLLSLFPEMASEPMRPHYQFQRWSRNKDHLKAWQKGNTGYPLVDAAMRELWLTGWMNNYMRHVVASFLISYLHLHWIEGYKWFQDTLLDADVAINAMMWQNGGMSGLDQWNFVMHPVDAAMTCDPCGDYVRKWIPELCDLPDEYIHTPWKCPSSQLRRAGVELGRNYPTRIIVDLEAAREQSLQDVVEIRKMCEAELVDPKTGNDLVPIPLANSTLMLPVITRREFKYKSANPDSKGNPHSAVLKGYRSRKRDEAIAYANQREFLASTMNEYVQRQQRLQLADL, translated from the exons ATGAACGGCAGCGAGGAAAGAGCACTACGAAGAGAACTTTTACATGGAAAGCTATCGATAGATGAATATTTCTGTTACATACTATCTATCTTCGGTGATGCTGTTGTTCAGAGGGATTTTCCTGCCGTTTTAGCGGATCTTGGGTGTTCAAACGAAACCCTTGGAAATGAACTCTGTAGCGCATACACACAATACTTTCAATCTCACTCAGGAAATTCTACATCCTCGTTACATCGATCTGATGACACTTTGGGATCTGACTGTGATTTGGAACTGGTTAAAGCACTTTCACTTGGAGAAGTCAGTTGGCATGAATCGAATGGCGAAACAAGAGCTACCCAACTTGAAGCAATGAGTTATGCAGATAAACTTCGACCAGCTGCAACGAAAAGTCAGCATGAACATGTAATTTATCCTTCACAGGAAAATTCACTTATGGCATCAAGCAATGATTATgtactattgcaagacatggtCAACCATGTAAATCACGAGTGTACGGAGAGAGATGGAATGCAGAGACCAGTTGAGAAGGCAAAGCTTGAAAACGACAGCAAACGTCCAAATCGTCGTAAGAGGACAAGACGGAACGGGAAGAACTTGACTGTTGAGCGACCCCTCCTGTCAAAACCTGTGATTGTATTGTTCCGACGAGACTTACGAACCTACGATAACCCTGCCCTAAAATTTGCAATCGAGAAGGATGCACCTATAATACCAGTTTTCATATGGTCAAAAACAGAAGAAGCAACCAACTTCGCCGTAGGCGGTGCTACATCATATTGGCTTCACCAAACATTGCTCACATTGGACTTGAACTTGCAGCTCAAATATAGCAGTAGGATCATCTTCAGAAAGGCAACATCAACTCTCCAAGAAATACGCCGTCTTGCAAAAGAAACAGGTGCAAGAACAGTTTGTATGAATGCTGTGTACGAACCATGGCTAGCAAAGAGAGACATTGAAATAGAAAAGTGTTTGAAGCATAACGGAATTGACATTATCATATTTCACTCCTATCTTTTACATGAACCCAATTCTATCACTGTAGAATCTACTGGGTTAAGAGGTATAGGATCAGTATCTCATTTCATGAAATGCAGTAAAAGATCTTCCGTAGAACCACTGGGTGATCTTATAGATGCTCCAGGAGTCATACCTCTTCCTGGTTCGTGGCCTACATCCATGGCCTTGGAGGAACTTGAATTAGCCAAGATGCCACGGAGAAGAGATGGAACAGTG ATTGATTGGGCAGCAAACATCAGGAGCACTTGGACATTTGGAGAAGATGGAGGTTACAAGGCACTACAAGAGTTTCTAAGAAATG GTGTATACAAGTATGAGAAGGAGTCTGGCAGAGCAGATCAACCCAACACTAGCAGGATATCACCATATCTTCACTGGGGTGAAATCAGTCCAAGAACAATTCTAGCTGAATCCTTCAAAACTAAATCGCCCAAATTCCGACGTAAACTTGCATGGAGGGATATGGCATATTGGTTGTTGTCTTTGTTTCCTGAGATGGCATCTGAACCTATGAGACCACATTATCAG TTTCAGAGATGGAGTAGAAATAAAGATCACCTTAAGGCATGGCAGAAGGGTAATACTGGGTACCCTTTAGTGGATGCTGCAATGAGAGAACTATGGCTGACAGGCTGGATGAATAATTACATGAGACATGTTGTTGCATCATTTCTCATTTCATACCTACATCTACACTGGATTGAAGGCTACAAATGGTTTCAG gATACTTTGCTGGATGCTGACGTTGCCATTAATGCAATGATGTGGCAGAATGGTGGCATGAGTGGTCTGGACCAATGGAACTTTGTTATGCACCCTGTTGATGCTGCTATGACCTGCGACCCTTGTGGTGATTATGTCCGTAAATGGATTCCAGAACTTTGTGATCTTCCagatgaatacatacatacaccatggAAGTGTCCATCATCACAATTACGAAGAGCTGGAGTGGAGCTGGGTAGAAATTATCCCACACGTATCATAGTTGACCTTGAGGCTGCTCGTGAACAGTCATTGCAAGATGTTGTTGAAATACGCAAGATGTGTGAAGCAGAACTTGTTGATCCCAAAACTGGAAATGATCTGGTGCCTATTCCACTGGCAAA TTCAACTCTGATGCTGCCAGTCATCACACGTAGAGAGTTCAAATACAAAAGTGCCAATCCTGATTCTAAAGGCAATCCACACAGTGCAGTGTTGAAGGGTTATCGTAGTCGTAAAAGGGATGAAGCAATAGCATATGCTAATCAGAGAGAATTCTTAGCAAGTACTATGAATGAATATGTACAGAGACAGCAAAGACTTCAACTTGCTGACTTGTAG
- the LOC144437179 gene encoding gamma-glutamylaminecyclotransferase C-like encodes MYRIFVYGTLKKGQPNHDIMGPSNGKAEYVGDAETTEKRPLVIGSRYNIPYLLNLSGQGKNIQGEVYDVDDQMLAVLDDLEGHPTYYERSKLTVKFLGNDKCGKTESIWVYVLKTFKEELAKLPYLDSYDSKGDHGLEYVSRYDRTTDSRLDVQ; translated from the exons ATGTATCGGATTTTCGTGTACGGTACTCTCAAAAAAGGTCAACCGAATCATGATATAATGGGACCGAGCAACGGGAAGGCCGAGTATGTGGGAGATGCGGAAACAACAGAAAAACGGCCTCTGGTTATAGGATCCCGATATAATATCCCATATTTGCTAAATCTGTCAGGGCAGGGAAAG AATATTCAAGGAGAGGTGTATGATGTTGATGACCAAATGCTTGCTGTCCTGGATGATTTGGAAGGCCATCCAACATACTATGAACGTAGCAAGTTGACAGTGAAGTTCTTGGGAAATGACAAATGTGGAAAAACTGAATCTATATGGGTTTATGTATTGAAAACCTTCAAAGAAGAACTGGCAAagttaccatatttggacagcTATGATAGTAAAGGAGACCATGGTTTAGAATATGTTAGCCGCTATGATAGGACTACAGACTCTAGACTTGATGTTCAATAG